The Phycisphaerae bacterium DNA window CCGGCACCACGGGCCGAGTAGCTCCCCTTGGGCAGATCCACGCCCTCCAGGTGCTGACCGTGCAGCTCGGTCCACCACATGTACCCGTAGCCGCCGCGAGCTTCACCCTTCCCGTCGGTGACCGCCGAATACGTGCGGAGGCTCTCCGCAACCCAGTCGGCGGGGATGATCTGGCGTCCATGCCACTTGCCGCCACGGAGAAACAGCAAGCCAAACCGGGCCAGATCGCGGGCGGTCATCCGGAACGGATACGCCGGATGCAGCGAAGAAACACCGGGCTCGTCCACGGCGTCCTCCGGGCGCAGATCTTCCATCTCCAGCGGCTCGGCAATCAGACGCCGGAAGTCGTCGCCGACCCTGGATCCCGTGACGCGCCGGTAGATCGTCCCCAGGACGTTGAAGTCCCAGTTGTTGTAATACCAGAAGGTCCCGGGGGCGTGGCTGCCGCGCGCCGGCCGGGCTGCCTTCATGCTCTCCGTCTCGTAGTTGGCCGGGTGATAGACGCCGGACCTCGCTCGAAGCAGATCGGAGATGGTAGCCTGCTTCTCGACCGCGGTCAGGCGCGGCTCGCTATCGTCGATCCCGAGTTCCGCCATCGTCTCGCCGAGACGGATCTCGCCCGCACGAACCCGAATGCCATACAGGGCGCTGAGCAGGCTCTTGCGCATGGAATGGATGTTGTAGCGTTTCTCGGTTTCACCCCATTCATGAACCACGCGTCCGCGCTGCACGATCACCACCGCCGCCGACCCGATCGAGTCGGCGTACTCCCGGGCGCCCTGCAGGGCGGTGGGGGACCAGCCATACTGTTCCGGCGGACCGGGCTTTTCCCAGTGCCGGCCCGGGTAACGGTCTGCGTCCCGGGTCACGGTAGGCGGCTTGGGGCCGCAACCTGAGCCAAAGAGTGACAGGAGCGTTGCGGTGATGACGATGCGGACCATCCTCATGGCGCAGAATCCCTTTCCAGTATCCCCCATCCGCCAAGGTATACCCGACAACACGATTCCGCAAAGGCCTTCCCTGGGCAACAGTACTGTCGTTGGCCCGAGCCGACCGCCGTCAACGCCAACACGACCGCCGCCGGCCGGTCTCAACAGCGGCATCAAACGTGGTCCCGCAATCGCAAGATCTTCGCGATCGCCCGACCGGGAAGGACAGATGGGCCGGCCACGTTTTCTCCCGGCAAGGTCGCTGGACCCGTGGTATTGCCCCCGCGCAAGATCGGTTATGATGCTGGGCCTAGCTGCGGCCGGTGCGGGCCCATAGCGTGAATCGGGAGACGGCAATGAACGTCACCATGCGAGTTGTCCTGTCGATCAGCGTGATCCTGGCGTTCCTGACCGGCTGTGATCGAGCCCGCGAGCCCGGCAAACCGGCTCCGACGACCCAGCCAGCCGCCGCGGCCACGCCCGCCGGCAAGCAGGTCAATGTCTACATGTACTCGGAGTATATCGACCCCGAGATCCAGAAGTCCTTCGAAGAGGAGAGCGGGCTCAAAGTCCTTCTGGATGTCTATGAGTCAACCGAGGAAATGCAGGCCAAGCTCCAGCAAGCCGGCGGGGATCGCCAATATGACGTCGTGGTCGTCTCGGACCACGCGATTCCGGTCCTGGTCAAGCTCAAGCTGATCCAGCCGCTGCCGGCAGACAGGATCCCCAATCGGGCCAACGTGGCGGAGCGTTTTCAGAACCCCTCGTACGACCCGGGCAGCAAGTACAGCCTGCCCTATCAGTGGGGCACGATGGGCCTGATCTACCGGAAGAACAAGGCGCCTCAGCTTGACCCGAGCTGGGCAGTCTTGTTCGAGACCGATAAGCAGCCCGGCCCGTTCGTGCTCATCGACTCGGTCCGCGACATGATCGCAGCCGCCCTGAAATATCAGGGCCACTCGATCAACACCCGCCAGCCTGAGCAACTCAAGGCGGCCGGTGAACTGATCCTCAAGGCCAAGAAAAGCCCCAAGATGGTGGCCTTCGAGGGCGGCGTCGGGGGCAAGAACAAGGTCGCATCCGGCGATGCGACCCTGGCCATCGTCTACAACGGCGATGCCATCCGGGCTCTGGACGAGGATCCCAATCTGGAATTCGTGATTCCCAAGGAAGGAACGCTGATCTGGGTCGATGCGATGACCGTCCCAGCTCACGCCCCGAACCTGGAAGGAGCCTGCAAGTTCATCAACTACATCCTGAATGCCAAGATTGGCGCCCAGCTCTCGAACTTCAACCGGTACGCGACACCCAACGCCAAGTCGCTGCCGATGATCGAAGCCAAGGATCGCGACAACCCTCGCATCTACCCATCCGAGGAGCTCATGGCAAAGATGGAGTATCTGGAGGACCTGGGGAGCGACACCCAGCTCTACGACGAGACCTGGACGGCCGTCAAGTCACGGTGACGGCCGGATCGGCAAGCAAGGATCGCCTGCCCCCGGACGACACGGGCAGGGCTTCCTCAGTGGACGCTGTGGGATGGGATACGGCCCTTTAGTGGGCAGGAGTAAGGTCAATGAGAGCCTGGTTGCGGTTCTTCGGTGCGACGCGGGAAGTCACCGGCTCGATGCACCTGATTGAAGCGGATGGGCACACCATCGCGATGGACTGCGGGCTCCATCAGGGTCGGCGGGCGGAGTCGAACGAGAAAAACCGCTCCTTCCCGTGTGCGCCCGACAAGATCAGCGCGGTCCTCCTGTCCCACGCCCACATCGACCATTGTGGCAAACTCCCCCGCCTCGTTCGCGAGGGCTTCCACGGGCCCATCTACGTGACGCCTCCAACGCGCGATCTGACCGAAATCCTGCTCTACGACTCGGCTCACATCCAACAGGAAGATACCGCCTACTGGAACAAGAAGCGGGTCAAGCACGGCGATGCTCCGATCGAGCCACTGTACAGCTCTTTGGATGCCGAACAGACCGTGGCCCTGATGCAACCCCGCGAACTGGGTGAGCCCTTCGAGGTCGTGCGGGGTATCCGAGCTTCGTTTCACGAGGCCGGACACATGTTGGGCTCGGCCTGCATCCACGCCCGGGTATCCAACGGCAGCCGCGATCCGATCACCGTGACCTACACCGGCGATCTGGGGCGGCCGGGCATGGCCATCCTCGAGGATCCTGCCCCCTTGCCGTTGTGCGATTACCTGATCTGCGAGAGCACCTACGGCGGCCGCGAGAGCGACGACCCCGAGCCGATGCCCGACAGACTCGCCCGGATCATCAACGAGACCATCGAGCACGGCGGCAAGGTGATCATCCCGGCCTTCGCCGTCGGGCGAACTCAGGTCATCGTCTATCACCTCCATCAGCTGTTCCACCGCGGCAAGATCAGCCGGCACGTGCCCATCATCGTGGACAGCCCGCTGGCGGTACGGGCCACGGAGATCTTCAAGAAGCATCCAGAGGCTTTCGACAAAGAGGCGACCGAGTTCAACCACGCGACGGGCTCCATCTTCGATTGCTCGACCTGCGAGTACGTGGAGAACGTGGAACGGAGCAAGGCCCTCCACGACCGCCCCGGCCCGATGATCATCATCTCCGCCAGCGGGATGTGCGAAGTCGGCCGCATTCTGCACCACCTCAAGAACAACATCGAGGACCCGAAGAACACCATCCTGATTGTCGGATACCAGGCGGAAAACACCCTCGGCCGGCGGCTAGTGGACAGGGCCAAGCACGTGCGGATCTTCGGCGAAATGTACCAGGTACGGGCGCGCGTGAAGACCTTCAACGGCTTCAGCTCCCATGCCGATGCCGAGGAACTGCTGACCATGACCCTCCCCCTCGCAAAACAGGCCCGGAAGATCTTCCTCGTCCACGGCGAAATCGCCCAGTCCCAGATGCTGGCCGGCACCATGCGCGAGCGCGGCTTCAAGGAAGTCGTGATTCCACAGCGCGATCAGAGCTTCGAGATCTACTCGTAAGGCCCCCCACCCATCCACGCAGCAGCCGACGCACCATGGCTAGGCTGATCCTCGGCCATTCCGCCAGGCAGGAGTCGGAGGTACAACCAGGGCTCCAGATAGGGTGTGGTATCGGGAAACCGCCACGTAGGTCCCCGGGCGCGCACCAATCAGCCGATAACAACGGGCACCACCTGCCCCACCGCTGACGGGGTATCCACCCGCCAAACAGAAGTAGAGTCGCCACCTGCACCGGCCGAAACCACTCAGGGGACGAGCACAGGGTCGGGCGGAGGAACAGACGCCGCAGCATCGGTCAGTCGGAGGCGTGGTGGCTCCATCAGAAGAGTTGCGAGAACCGGCAGATGAAACGAGGCACCCCATGGACACGCCTATTGATGCCCGCGGGAACAGCATTGACCTCGTTGCTCGCGGGACTTGGGCTCGGCGCCTGCTGGCTCGAACACCAGGCTCTCGACGAGCAGGTCACCGGGCAGCTGACCGCGGCGCGCAGCTTGCTCGAGCTGGAGAAGAGGGAACACGCCGCGATGTTGAACGCCGTGCTCTCGGTAGTTCAGCAGGACCCGCAACTGCAGGCCGCCTGGCCGAAGCGCGACCGAGATCGTCTCTTCGCCGTAGCCGCCCCGCTTTTCGAACGCCTGCGTTCGGGCCATGACATAAACCGTTTGCGCTTCCTCCAGCCGGACTTGACTACGTTCCTATGTGTGGATAGGCCGGACTCCACTGGCCAACCCGCCTCCTGCTTCAGTTCCCCCCGGACCACGGAGGCCGCCTTCTCCACGCCTGGGTTGGAACTCGATCCTCAGGGCACCTTCACGCTGCGGGTCGCACACCCATGGCACATCGACGGCCAACTGGCCGGCTACGTCGAACTGGGCCGGCGCGTGGAGCATCTCGGTCAACTGGCCCACTCGATCCTGGGGATCGATGTGCTTGTGCTTGTCGACAAGAAGCAGCTGACGCACGATGACCTCATGAAGGGGACGGCCATGCTGGGCCGGAAAGTGGACTGGGACAGGCTGCCCGCCTCTGTCGTCATCGACGCCACGACGGATGCCATCCCTTCGAAACTGAGCTCGTGGCTCTGCTCTCCGCCGGAAGCGTCTTCGCAGGCAGACCTCGCGTGGTCCACCTCCGGGCAGTCGTACCGGGCAGGCATCTCCACTCTCACGGACACCTCCGGCACCTCGGTCGGCCACCTGGTCGCTCTCGTGAATACCACGAGGGATCAAGACTCGCTTGCCCGACTGACATGGGGGGCCACCGCTGCATGCGTCATGACCGGACTCGTCCTGCTGATGCTCCTGGGGCGAGCGATCGGGCGGGATGGGCAGACCTTAGATCTGACTCGACAGCGAGAGCAGCAGGCCCGCATCCTCAAGCTCGAGCGTGAGCGAGATGCCCAGCGGGAAAACCTCCGGTTCCTGCAGCTCGTGCTGGATACCGCTCCTATCGCCATCTTCTACAAGGATGCCCAAGGACACTTCCTGGGCTGCAACGACACCTTCGCGTCGTGGGCAGGCATCTCACGTGAGGAAGTCTTCGGCCGAACCACCGATGAGTTGTTCTCCGTGCCATCGGTTCGGAAGATCCAGGAGATGGACACCGCCCTGTTCGCCAATCCCGGCAGGCAGGCATTCGAGCACACGCTGGTCAACCGTGAGGGGCAACAGCGGACGGTTCTCTTCCACCGGGCAACCTACCTCGACTCCGTCGGACGAGTGGCGGGCCTAGTCGGCGCGGCGATGGATGTCAGCGATCGCCGGCAGATCGAAGAGCAGAGCCGGCAAGGCGACAAGGCATTGAAGGACACCCTGGCCCGCGAGAAACGCATGTCGGTCGAACTGGAAGCGGCCATGGAGCAACTCCGGGCGGCGACACGGGATGCACAGGCCGCCACCCGCATCAAAACCGAGTTCCTGGCCAACATGAGCCACGAGATACGCACGCCCATGACTGCCATCCTGGGCTTCTCGGAGAGTCTGCTCGATCCCGACCTGTCGGAACACGAGCGGCAGATGGCCATCCACACCATCCGGAGAAACGGTGAACACCTGCTCCAGATTCTCAACGACATCCTGGACATCTCCAAGATCGAAGCAGGAAAGGTGGAGATCGAGCGGATTGACTGCTCTCCCGCGGAGATCATCGCCGACGTTCACGCGACCATGCAGGCCCGCGCCGAAGCAAAGCGGCTCCGCCTCGAGATCGAGGGACTCGACGCTCTTCCGGAGTCGATCCGCACCGATCCGACCAGGCTGCGGCAGATCCTGATCAACCTGGTCAGCAATGCGGTCAAATTCACGGCCGGGGGCAAGGTCCGGATCCTCACCCGCATCGAACACCATGAGCACGACAGCAGCCAGCTGAGGGTGGACGTGATCGACAGTGGGATCGGAATCACCGAGGATCAGATGCACCGGCTGTTCGAGCCGTTCACCCAGGCGGACAGCTCCACGACACGCAGGTTTGGCGGGACCGGTCTCGGCCTGACGATCAGCAAGCGCTTGGCCAGGATTCTGGGGGGGGACCTGACCGCGTCCAGCGAACCCGGCGCTGGAAGTACCTTCACCGTCACGGTGGATTCGTCGCCGCTCAACGCGCTTTCCCCGGACAAAGCGAACCCATCCGCCAGGACCGCCGCCACGCTGCGCGGCGGACCCACGGCAGCCGCAGAGCAGCCGCTCCAGGCCCGGATCCTGCTGGCCGAGGACGGACCGGACAACCAGATGCTGGTCCGTTCGATCCTCGCCAAGGCCGGCGCAGAAGTCGAGATCGCCGAAAACGGCAAGACGGCCATCGAGAGAATCGAAACCGCCGCCCAGGAAGGCCGGCCGTTCGACCTCGTCCTGATGGACATGCAGATGCCCATCCTCGACGGATACCAGGCCACCGCCGAACTGCGACGGCGTGGCCACACCGGACCGATCATCGCTCTGACCGCTCATGCCATGGCCACAGATCAGGCCAAGTGCCTCGAGGCCGGTTGCGACGGCTATGCGACCAAGCCGATCGACCGGCGGGCCCTCCTCACCCTGGTCAGGGGGCAAATCCTCGCTCGGGCTTCCGGTTGACGCCACCCGTCTGGACGCCACCGCCCATTCAGCCAATAATAGTCACGATGTTCCGTGATCGAGCCGGGCCATCACGGGCCGCGCTGATCATCCGGCTAGAAGCGAGCAGGGACTGAGAAGGTCGATCGGCCGGAGATCCGACCTCACAAGAGGACAACCTATGGACTTCGGCCTGTACGATAAGGCGGCGATCGTGTTCGGTGGAGCCGACGGCATCGGGGCGGCCATCGTTCAGTCGCTCCACACCGAGGGGGCCGGCGTTGCCATCGCCGATCTGAACAAGGAACGCTCCGATTCCCTGGCCAAGAGCATGGGCCCCCTGGTCGTCTCGATCCCCTGCGATGTGTCCAACAAGGGCGAGATCGTGGCTGCCGTCAAATCGGCAGCCACGCAATTCGGCGGCCTGCACATCCTGGTGCTTTCCGTGGGCCTGACCTTGCCCGACCGCCTGGAAGACATCACCGACGCGGACATCGAGCGGACTTTCGAAGTCAACATGCGAAGCCACATCTGGGCCGCTCAGGCGGCGTTGCCCAAGATGCGTGAGGCGGGTTACGGGCGAATCGTGCTCATCGGATCTGGCAGCGGCATCAAGGGATCCGGCGGTCTCATGCTGTACTCGGCCAGCAAGTTCTTCCTCCGGGGATTGACCCAGGCGATGGGCATCGAGCTGGGGCCGACAGGGGTCACCGCGAACATCGTCTGCCCAAGCGATGTCTATCCGGAAGGCGATCGCCCGGCCGGGAGTTGGACCAACGAGAAGCTGATCTGTACGAGCTGTCGAAAGGAAAACGCCGTGGATCTCGATGGCGTGCGCGAGGCGCGGATCGCCCGCACGCCCCTGCAGCGGAGCTGCTCGGCCCAGGATGTGGCTAACGTGGTCACCTTCCTGTGTTCCTCCCAGGCAAGCTTCATCACCGCCCAGACCATCGCGGTCAACGGCGGTCTGCTGCCGACCTGAGGCGCGGCCTCGGCAGAGTTCAAGCCGGCGCCGCCGGCGACTCCACCTCAGACCGGCGCCTCGCGGACGGGGCAGCCGCCACGCCCGTGGAGCCACCCATCCCCCTCGAAGGGGGTGAAAGGACTTCTCATGAAGATCATCACCGATCGCCAAGCCGTGTTGAACGTCTTCGAGCGGACACGCAGGGCCGGCGCCGCCCTCTTCGCACCCAACGCCGAATTGCCCGCAGAGATCGAAGGCCTGTGCATGGGAGCCCAGCGGTACGCGGACGATCACCGAATCAAGGACCTGCCGCTCGGCATCGGCATGACCGGCAACTACGCGGACAATCCGCAATTCCGCAAGATGTCCACCCCGTGCAAGACCGCCGAGGATATCAGCGGTTTCGAGGGCGGCGATGTACTCCAGGGCTGCGAGATCTGGCTGCGGCACCTAGCCTGCTACCAGGATCTGCTCGGCTATTTCCCGGCGGTGCGGATGCTGCCATTCATCGACCACGGCTGGGCCCCGGACCCGGAAGACCAGCGCCTGCTGTTCAACGACGACATCGTCGAACGGATGGCCGTGATCATGTACGACGCCAGCAAACTGGACTGGGACGAGAACATCGCCTTGACCCGCAAGTACGTGGAGCGTTACGGGAAACGGGTGGTGGTCGAGGCCGCCTGCGACAAGATCTACGACCCCAAGGACATTACCAAGCTCAAGCTCAGCCGCGAGGATCAACTCTCCAAGCCGGACCGGGTCGAGCAGTTCGTCCGCCGGACGGGGGTGGACCTCATTGTGCCCAACCTGGGCACCGAGCACCGCAGCGTTGGTGTTGGCCGGGCGGAGCGCCGCTATGAGCGCGAGCTGGCCCGCCAAATCCGCGACCGCGTCGGCACCATCCAATCACTGCACGGCTCGAGTTGCCTGGGCGGCAAGGTCGGCTCCACTCCCGAGGACGGGATCGTCAAGGTCAACTTCTACACCGCCATGGCCGTCGACGCGGGTAACAGGATCTGCAACCTAATGCATGCCCACGCGGACAAGGTACTCAAGGACCGGAATCTCTGGATCAATAGCGCCTCGTACTTCCACGACATTCGACGCCGGCACGTGGCCGACGTGTGCTACGAGATGCTGGACACCCTGGGCTACGGCAAGCTGATGTGAACCCCGCTCCGCGGGGCCCGCCGCCCTTGCGACACGCACCAACCGAGGCCTGGAAAAAACGATCGAGGACACCGATGACGATGCTGAACGATCTCCACTGGCCAGCCTGCGAGGTCGGCCTCGCCCGCGACGGAAGCCGGATCGAGTGGTCCGGCAAGATGAAGGCCCTCGCCTACTTCGGGCAGGGCCGATTCGAACTGATCGAGGACCGCCCGATTGTCTGTACCGAGCACGATCTGCTGGCCCGCGTCGAACGCGTCTACCGATGCGGAACAGACGTGAAGATCTGTGCCAGCGGGCGACCGGATCAGTGCGAGGAATCCCTGCTGGATGAGCTGCGGAGCATCTTCGCGATCGACGCTCCCCATCGCGATGGGCACTTCCTGGACTACAGTCGCCTCCTGCTCGACAACCAGCCGGTGGGAATCAGCGACGATCGCCTGTTCATCGCGATCCGCGAGCGGCTGGCCGGAATGTCGGACGAGGATCGCGGTCGGTTGTCCGGGCTGCTGCGGCGGTTTTGGGGCCGCATTCTCGGACACGAGACCGTGGTCACGATCGAACGAGTGGGCTCGAAGGTCCACGAACTCCGCGAGGGCATCGGTTACATGGCCGGCAAATGGCTGGAGCCGGCCTACCTGGCATTCAAGCCCGGCGACCGCTGCGTACTCCAGAGCCGCATCGCCCGTTACGACCCGCCGCCGACCAGCCGCCCCAACGCCGCCGGTATCCAGCTGCTCGGCGGCAACATCACCGACCTGGCCATGAACCTGGCCGGAGCGTACGCCCAGTACATCCGCCTGACACCCCCGATCATCCGCAGCGGAAGCGTCATTCGCGTGCCCGGCGAACTCCCCAATGCCCTCGCGGCATTCGCCGAACCGGCCGCGTGTCTGCTCGACTGCTTCCAGAAATCAACCCATGAGCTGGGCCAGGATGACCACGGCTCC harbors:
- a CDS encoding spermidine/putrescine ABC transporter substrate-binding protein, which translates into the protein MRVVLSISVILAFLTGCDRAREPGKPAPTTQPAAAATPAGKQVNVYMYSEYIDPEIQKSFEEESGLKVLLDVYESTEEMQAKLQQAGGDRQYDVVVVSDHAIPVLVKLKLIQPLPADRIPNRANVAERFQNPSYDPGSKYSLPYQWGTMGLIYRKNKAPQLDPSWAVLFETDKQPGPFVLIDSVRDMIAAALKYQGHSINTRQPEQLKAAGELILKAKKSPKMVAFEGGVGGKNKVASGDATLAIVYNGDAIRALDEDPNLEFVIPKEGTLIWVDAMTVPAHAPNLEGACKFINYILNAKIGAQLSNFNRYATPNAKSLPMIEAKDRDNPRIYPSEELMAKMEYLEDLGSDTQLYDETWTAVKSR
- a CDS encoding MBL fold metallo-hydrolase, whose protein sequence is MRAWLRFFGATREVTGSMHLIEADGHTIAMDCGLHQGRRAESNEKNRSFPCAPDKISAVLLSHAHIDHCGKLPRLVREGFHGPIYVTPPTRDLTEILLYDSAHIQQEDTAYWNKKRVKHGDAPIEPLYSSLDAEQTVALMQPRELGEPFEVVRGIRASFHEAGHMLGSACIHARVSNGSRDPITVTYTGDLGRPGMAILEDPAPLPLCDYLICESTYGGRESDDPEPMPDRLARIINETIEHGGKVIIPAFAVGRTQVIVYHLHQLFHRGKISRHVPIIVDSPLAVRATEIFKKHPEAFDKEATEFNHATGSIFDCSTCEYVENVERSKALHDRPGPMIIISASGMCEVGRILHHLKNNIEDPKNTILIVGYQAENTLGRRLVDRAKHVRIFGEMYQVRARVKTFNGFSSHADAEELLTMTLPLAKQARKIFLVHGEIAQSQMLAGTMRERGFKEVVIPQRDQSFEIYS
- a CDS encoding response regulator, which produces MPAGTALTSLLAGLGLGACWLEHQALDEQVTGQLTAARSLLELEKREHAAMLNAVLSVVQQDPQLQAAWPKRDRDRLFAVAAPLFERLRSGHDINRLRFLQPDLTTFLCVDRPDSTGQPASCFSSPRTTEAAFSTPGLELDPQGTFTLRVAHPWHIDGQLAGYVELGRRVEHLGQLAHSILGIDVLVLVDKKQLTHDDLMKGTAMLGRKVDWDRLPASVVIDATTDAIPSKLSSWLCSPPEASSQADLAWSTSGQSYRAGISTLTDTSGTSVGHLVALVNTTRDQDSLARLTWGATAACVMTGLVLLMLLGRAIGRDGQTLDLTRQREQQARILKLERERDAQRENLRFLQLVLDTAPIAIFYKDAQGHFLGCNDTFASWAGISREEVFGRTTDELFSVPSVRKIQEMDTALFANPGRQAFEHTLVNREGQQRTVLFHRATYLDSVGRVAGLVGAAMDVSDRRQIEEQSRQGDKALKDTLAREKRMSVELEAAMEQLRAATRDAQAATRIKTEFLANMSHEIRTPMTAILGFSESLLDPDLSEHERQMAIHTIRRNGEHLLQILNDILDISKIEAGKVEIERIDCSPAEIIADVHATMQARAEAKRLRLEIEGLDALPESIRTDPTRLRQILINLVSNAVKFTAGGKVRILTRIEHHEHDSSQLRVDVIDSGIGITEDQMHRLFEPFTQADSSTTRRFGGTGLGLTISKRLARILGGDLTASSEPGAGSTFTVTVDSSPLNALSPDKANPSARTAATLRGGPTAAAEQPLQARILLAEDGPDNQMLVRSILAKAGAEVEIAENGKTAIERIETAAQEGRPFDLVLMDMQMPILDGYQATAELRRRGHTGPIIALTAHAMATDQAKCLEAGCDGYATKPIDRRALLTLVRGQILARASG
- a CDS encoding SDR family oxidoreductase, producing the protein MDFGLYDKAAIVFGGADGIGAAIVQSLHTEGAGVAIADLNKERSDSLAKSMGPLVVSIPCDVSNKGEIVAAVKSAATQFGGLHILVLSVGLTLPDRLEDITDADIERTFEVNMRSHIWAAQAALPKMREAGYGRIVLIGSGSGIKGSGGLMLYSASKFFLRGLTQAMGIELGPTGVTANIVCPSDVYPEGDRPAGSWTNEKLICTSCRKENAVDLDGVREARIARTPLQRSCSAQDVANVVTFLCSSQASFITAQTIAVNGGLLPT
- a CDS encoding class II fructose-bisphosphate aldolase; protein product: MKIITDRQAVLNVFERTRRAGAALFAPNAELPAEIEGLCMGAQRYADDHRIKDLPLGIGMTGNYADNPQFRKMSTPCKTAEDISGFEGGDVLQGCEIWLRHLACYQDLLGYFPAVRMLPFIDHGWAPDPEDQRLLFNDDIVERMAVIMYDASKLDWDENIALTRKYVERYGKRVVVEAACDKIYDPKDITKLKLSREDQLSKPDRVEQFVRRTGVDLIVPNLGTEHRSVGVGRAERRYERELARQIRDRVGTIQSLHGSSCLGGKVGSTPEDGIVKVNFYTAMAVDAGNRICNLMHAHADKVLKDRNLWINSASYFHDIRRRHVADVCYEMLDTLGYGKLM